TGTTCAAGCTGATCGCCGAGGACCGCACCGACGAGGTCGGCAAGGACCTGTGCCGTCCGTCCGGGCTGCGGGGGCAGTGATGGCGGGCGACTACGACACCCTGGACTGGTCGGTCGAGGAGGGCGTCCTGACGCTGACCCTGGACCGGCCCGAGGCCCTGAACGCGTTCACGGTCACGATGGCCGAGGAGCTGGTGGACGCCTACGACCGCGCGAGGGCGGACGACGCGGTCGCGGCCATCGTCGTGACCGGTCGCGGCCGGGCGTTCTGCGCCGGCATGGACCTCTCGGCCGAGGGCAACGTGTTCGGCCTGGACGAGTCGCTGCAGCCGACGCTCGAGGACCTGCGCGAGCGGTTCGAGGACCCGGAGATCGTGGCAGGGGTCCGGGACACCGGCGGCCGGGTGAGCCTGGCGGTCTACCGGTGCCCCAAGCCGGTGATCGCGGCGATCAACGGTGCGGCGGTCGGCATCGGTGCCACGATGACGCTGCCGATGGACGTGCGGCTGGCCTCCCGGGACGCCCGGATCGGGTTCGTCTTCGGGCGGCTCGGGATCGTCCCGGAAGCGGCCTCGTCGTGGTTCCTGCCCCGCCTGGTCGGGATCTCCCGGGCGCTGGAGTGGATCTACACCGCTGACATCCTCACCGCCGAGCAGGCCTTGGACGGCGGCCTGGTCCGGTCGGTGCATCCGGCCGAGGAGCTGCTCGAGGCGGCCCAGCAGCTGGCCCGCCGGTTCACCGAGGGCCGCTCCCCGGTGGCGAC
The DNA window shown above is from Nocardioides mesophilus and carries:
- a CDS encoding crotonase/enoyl-CoA hydratase family protein: MAGDYDTLDWSVEEGVLTLTLDRPEALNAFTVTMAEELVDAYDRARADDAVAAIVVTGRGRAFCAGMDLSAEGNVFGLDESLQPTLEDLRERFEDPEIVAGVRDTGGRVSLAVYRCPKPVIAAINGAAVGIGATMTLPMDVRLASRDARIGFVFGRLGIVPEAASSWFLPRLVGISRALEWIYTADILTAEQALDGGLVRSVHPAEELLEAAQQLARRFTEGRSPVATALARQMMWRNSAAPHPVEAHRVDSLAMFYTSLGDGKEGVAAFREKRTAEFTSRASQLPFRPWED